Genomic window (Deltaproteobacteria bacterium):
GTCGTCTCGACGGCGTACGGCGTCCCGAGCAGCGCCACCAACGACGAAAGGCAACCGCCGACGAGCCGACCCGTCGCGCCCCCGCCCGCGACGACGTCCGCGACCGGCTCGCGCCACGGCGATCCCGGCGACGCCAGGAGATCGACGAGCCGCGCCGCGGCGCGCGCGGAGAGCCCCTTCGCGAGATCGGTCGCCACCATGGGCCCGTGGAGCGCCACGACGCCGCACCGCTCGATGATCCACCCGAGGAGCGGTGAAACGTCGCTGTAGCCGACGACGAGCTTCGGCCGCGCCGTGAGGAGCGCGGGGTCGAGCAGCGGCAGCAGGTGGCTCGTACCGTACCCGCCGCGCGCGCAGACGATCGCGCCGACATCCGGATCGACGAGCATGGCCACCAGATCGGCATGGCGCATCTCGACTGTCCCCGCGAGATAGCGGCGCCGCGCCAGCACGTGCGCGCCGAGGCGAACGCGGAATCCCAACGCCTCGAGGCTCGCGACGCCGCTCTCGAGCGCGTCGGCCTTCACCGCCCCGCCCGGCGCGACGACTCCGATGGTTTCCCCGGGACGCACCGGCGGCGGCAGGATCATCGCGGCCCCCGACGTACTTCAGCCCTCGCCGAAGAAGCGCGCGCGATCGGCTTGCATGCGAGCCTCGTAGGTCCGCTGCAGGGCGACGGTCGGGACGTACTCGCGGTCGGTGCGGGCACGCGCG
Coding sequences:
- a CDS encoding LD-carboxypeptidase, translated to MILPPPVRPGETIGVVAPGGAVKADALESGVASLEALGFRVRLGAHVLARRRYLAGTVEMRHADLVAMLVDPDVGAIVCARGGYGTSHLLPLLDPALLTARPKLVVGYSDVSPLLGWIIERCGVVALHGPMVATDLAKGLSARAAARLVDLLASPGSPWREPVADVVAGGGATGRLVGGCLSSLVALLGTPYAVETTGAVLFLEDVAERPYRVDRMLTHLRLAGKLDAVAAVVLGSFAECDGVGEDVVAEVFRDFFADAPYPVVAGFPAGHLSENLPLALGLPVRVDADAGWVEAVAA